One stretch of Brevibacillus laterosporus DNA includes these proteins:
- a CDS encoding acyl-CoA thioesterase, with translation MAHIFAFTVRSTEVDFIGHVNNAKYLEYMEWARFDWLITEGYTIEELQKRHIFPVVVNMNVNYRSELIMGDEISIQTTLVNVGKRSFVIKHELYHEKKGLVADGLVTMVMIDQTERRAVELPDELKELFLSVQKEELIP, from the coding sequence ATGGCACATATCTTTGCCTTTACGGTTCGTTCTACCGAAGTAGATTTCATTGGTCATGTGAACAATGCCAAATATCTGGAATATATGGAATGGGCTCGCTTTGACTGGTTAATCACTGAAGGCTATACTATAGAAGAGCTACAGAAACGGCATATTTTCCCGGTTGTTGTGAATATGAATGTTAATTATCGTAGTGAACTAATCATGGGCGATGAGATTAGTATTCAAACAACCTTGGTTAATGTAGGCAAACGTAGCTTTGTGATCAAGCATGAATTGTATCATGAGAAAAAGGGCTTGGTCGCAGACGGCTTGGTTACGATGGTCATGATTGATCAGACGGAGCGTCGTGCTGTTGAACTACCTGACGAGTTGAAAGAGTTATTTCTTTCTGTACAGAAAGAAGAACTGATTCCCTAA
- a CDS encoding PAS domain-containing protein: MKSFFSLQMKVTACMLPLSDSELLQNQLGAVEEVTRSYLPEYCAIPSSHTLWQAFLCVSSFLAQSGDSSFHTKLLVLDSPDGHPIGFLPFEQLFEIIGTVANNQEALLHTLLATMSEATTIVDSSNQVVYWNQAAEEMYQIKKENVVGTSLDNHFASESIRLKVALSEGSAVQRLYHIPRPNQHVLINSAPITQSTEIIGAISIEQDITELVKLHEELTHTTEHLHNLQQEMTRYQAPTDPFFPIKGYSPALQTAMQTARKVAVTDATVLIYGESGVGKELFAQAIHQVSKRSKKPFVAINCAAIPAALFESELFGYQGGAFTGAERKGKPGKIELAHEGTLFLDEIGELPLELQAKLLRALQERQFYRVGGTEPIFVNTRIIAATNKNLEKMVAEGRFREDLYYRLNVFSLELPSLRERSEDILELVPIFLHEYSLANDQAVPRIMPDVMQALIDYHWPGNIRQLRNIIERLSILQENGVITWEHLPAALKIAHERSVDKQTQSGSFLSSTEMSSTYVTSTVSPVAVHQTKPDTYGVHNEYAPPRFGREGDVEKTKIIQVLERTYGNKKAAAQLLGMSRGTLYNKMRKYGLAEEPNNQ, translated from the coding sequence ATGAAATCCTTTTTTTCCTTACAAATGAAAGTAACAGCATGCATGTTGCCACTCTCGGACTCCGAGCTTTTACAGAACCAACTCGGAGCCGTGGAGGAAGTAACACGTTCTTACTTGCCTGAATATTGCGCCATCCCTAGTTCACATACACTTTGGCAAGCTTTTTTGTGTGTATCTAGCTTTCTTGCACAATCAGGAGATTCATCTTTTCATACAAAGCTGCTTGTACTGGATTCCCCTGATGGACACCCTATCGGCTTCCTACCTTTTGAGCAGTTATTTGAGATCATCGGTACAGTGGCTAACAATCAGGAAGCCCTCCTCCATACATTGCTAGCGACCATGAGTGAGGCCACTACAATTGTAGACTCCTCCAATCAGGTTGTTTACTGGAATCAGGCAGCAGAAGAGATGTATCAAATTAAAAAGGAAAATGTCGTGGGTACCTCGTTGGATAACCATTTTGCGAGTGAATCCATTCGTCTAAAAGTGGCTTTATCAGAAGGATCGGCCGTCCAAAGGCTGTACCATATCCCGCGCCCTAATCAGCACGTGTTAATTAACTCTGCGCCTATCACTCAATCAACTGAGATTATTGGAGCCATCTCGATTGAGCAGGACATTACTGAATTAGTCAAACTGCATGAGGAATTAACTCATACGACGGAGCACCTGCACAATTTGCAACAAGAGATGACACGCTATCAAGCACCTACTGATCCATTTTTCCCAATAAAGGGGTATTCGCCTGCTTTACAAACAGCTATGCAGACGGCGCGGAAAGTCGCAGTAACTGATGCTACTGTCCTCATATATGGAGAGAGCGGTGTGGGCAAGGAACTATTTGCTCAAGCCATTCATCAAGTAAGCAAACGTAGTAAAAAACCTTTTGTAGCGATCAACTGCGCAGCTATTCCAGCCGCCTTATTTGAAAGCGAGCTATTTGGATATCAAGGGGGAGCTTTTACGGGAGCTGAACGAAAAGGCAAACCTGGCAAGATCGAGCTGGCTCATGAGGGCACGCTCTTTTTGGACGAGATTGGAGAACTACCACTAGAATTGCAGGCTAAGTTACTACGTGCATTGCAGGAACGACAATTTTATCGTGTAGGTGGAACAGAACCCATTTTCGTGAATACCCGAATCATTGCGGCTACTAATAAAAATCTGGAGAAAATGGTGGCAGAGGGACGTTTCCGTGAGGATTTATATTATCGGTTAAATGTTTTTTCTCTTGAACTACCCTCGTTGCGGGAACGTTCAGAAGATATTTTAGAATTGGTACCAATCTTTTTACATGAATACTCCCTCGCGAACGACCAAGCAGTGCCTCGAATTATGCCAGATGTGATGCAGGCACTCATTGATTATCATTGGCCTGGAAACATTCGTCAGCTTCGTAACATCATCGAACGTTTATCTATTTTGCAGGAGAATGGAGTCATTACATGGGAACATTTGCCTGCCGCATTAAAGATCGCTCATGAACGCTCTGTAGATAAACAGACTCAATCAGGTAGCTTCTTATCATCGACAGAGATGTCCTCGACGTATGTAACGTCCACTGTCTCTCCCGTTGCTGTTCACCAGACAAAGCCTGACACGTATGGCGTACACAACGAATATGCTCCCCCTCGGTTTGGAAGGGAAGGCGATGTGGAAAAAACAAAGATAATCCAAGTCTTAGAACGCACATATGGAAATAAAAAAGCGGCCGCGCAACTATTAGGAATGTCACGCGGCACACTTTATAACAAAATGAGAAAGTATGGACTTGCAGAAGAGCCGAATAACCAATAA
- a CDS encoding MFS transporter: MEIKPGKTSSVWKNHTFMKLFSAYGISSFGGWFDYIAILAIVTFEWKSSPLLIALLPISYALPGILLGQVAGVLADRWDKRKVMIVSNLLRAMFTFSLLFASGVWILYGILLMRAVLEVINLPAEQAMTRHVVSDDQLLQATSLNTLVFQLAKIIGPLLGASLLSVTSSKICLLVNGSCLLIACFLLSWVGSVEKKSMCEPKIQDAKSETNQETKKQPFIYAWKDGWSIVLGNKVLLVSLCFMLLVSMTIQFVDSQMSVLIREVAPLHPEWMGWGIALFGLGAITMIGLLQRWKAVTRYGLAIGMSAMFIGGCFFWLGSLDGGLSFVFLILPCLIGGAGTGLWSVTSNYLFMNEAPKEAVGRVMGIVQSMSSIVWVIAPLLGGGLVTLVGPNLAFQLSGLVLTLLGIGAIMLQRRLWPQRKQEYARDINVS, from the coding sequence TTGGAAATAAAACCAGGAAAAACAAGTTCGGTGTGGAAGAACCACACTTTTATGAAACTATTTTCAGCATACGGAATATCCAGCTTTGGTGGATGGTTTGACTACATTGCGATCTTAGCAATCGTGACATTTGAATGGAAATCTTCTCCGCTCTTAATTGCTTTGTTGCCAATTAGTTATGCCCTGCCAGGTATATTATTAGGACAAGTAGCAGGTGTATTAGCTGATCGTTGGGATAAACGAAAGGTAATGATCGTAAGCAACTTGTTGCGAGCCATGTTCACCTTCAGTCTTTTATTTGCTTCAGGGGTATGGATTCTATATGGCATCTTACTTATGAGGGCTGTATTGGAGGTGATTAATTTACCAGCAGAACAAGCCATGACGCGTCATGTTGTTAGTGATGACCAGCTATTGCAGGCAACCAGTCTTAATACGCTGGTTTTTCAATTAGCCAAAATCATTGGCCCACTTCTAGGAGCTTCTCTACTATCGGTTACCTCAAGTAAAATTTGTTTACTTGTGAATGGAAGCTGCCTGTTGATTGCTTGTTTTTTGCTAAGCTGGGTAGGCTCTGTAGAGAAAAAGAGTATGTGTGAGCCTAAAATACAAGATGCTAAATCAGAAACCAATCAGGAAACAAAAAAGCAACCATTCATTTATGCTTGGAAGGATGGGTGGAGCATCGTATTAGGAAACAAAGTGCTTCTAGTAAGTCTTTGCTTTATGCTGCTTGTTTCTATGACAATTCAGTTTGTTGATTCGCAAATGTCTGTGCTAATCAGGGAAGTAGCACCTCTTCACCCTGAATGGATGGGGTGGGGCATCGCGTTGTTTGGTTTAGGTGCAATTACGATGATAGGGCTTCTTCAGCGTTGGAAAGCAGTGACAAGGTATGGTCTAGCAATTGGAATGAGCGCTATGTTCATAGGCGGCTGCTTTTTTTGGCTGGGTAGTCTGGACGGAGGATTAAGTTTTGTATTTCTGATCCTCCCCTGTTTAATTGGAGGAGCTGGTACTGGACTCTGGTCGGTAACCTCTAATTATTTGTTTATGAATGAAGCACCAAAAGAGGCAGTGGGAAGGGTTATGGGTATCGTGCAATCCATGAGTAGCATAGTTTGGGTGATTGCTCCGTTGTTGGGAGGAGGCTTGGTGACCTTGGTGGGACCAAACCTCGCTTTCCAGCTCAGTGGTCTTGTGTTAACCCTTTTAGGGATAGGTGCTATTATGTTGCAGCGACGACTATGGCCTCAAAGAAAGCAGGAGTATGCACGAGACATAAATGTGTCTTAG
- a CDS encoding proline dehydrogenase — protein sequence MEQILKNFFLFLSKNQGLNKAAKKWGLRFGASRVVAGETIAEAIRGVRELNQKGLVCTLDHLGEFVFSVEEANESADYCIKTIEAIYESKVDCNLSLKMTQLGLDISRDLCVSNMRRILDTAKQCGNIFVRIDMEDYAHNQVTLEILHELLQDYDNVGTVIQAYLYKSENDVEGVKDKQVNLRLVKGAYKESPDVAYPAKTDVDENYKKIIKQHLQNGNYAAVATHDDSIIEYVRQLEKELGIARDQFEFQMLYGIRTQSQLDLAKEGYKMRVYVPYGNDWYGYFMRRLAERPANVAFVIKGMFSR from the coding sequence ATGGAACAAATATTAAAGAACTTTTTCTTATTCCTTTCTAAAAACCAGGGATTAAATAAAGCCGCCAAAAAATGGGGACTTCGTTTTGGAGCCAGCCGTGTAGTCGCTGGAGAAACCATCGCAGAAGCTATTCGTGGTGTACGTGAACTGAATCAAAAAGGGCTGGTTTGCACGCTGGATCACCTTGGAGAATTCGTGTTTAGCGTGGAAGAAGCAAATGAATCAGCCGATTATTGTATCAAAACGATCGAAGCAATCTATGAGTCCAAAGTAGATTGTAATCTTTCGCTTAAAATGACGCAGTTAGGCTTGGACATTAGTCGTGACCTCTGTGTAAGCAACATGCGCCGTATTTTAGACACAGCGAAGCAGTGTGGAAATATTTTTGTTCGTATTGATATGGAGGATTATGCCCATAACCAAGTAACCTTGGAGATCCTACATGAACTGTTACAAGATTATGATAATGTAGGTACGGTTATCCAAGCTTATCTCTATAAATCAGAGAATGATGTAGAAGGTGTGAAGGACAAACAGGTCAATCTGCGTTTAGTAAAAGGTGCTTATAAAGAATCTCCAGATGTGGCTTACCCGGCGAAAACAGATGTCGATGAGAATTACAAAAAAATTATAAAGCAGCATCTTCAGAATGGTAATTATGCAGCAGTTGCAACACATGATGATTCTATTATTGAATACGTGAGGCAATTAGAGAAGGAGCTTGGAATTGCACGCGATCAATTTGAATTTCAAATGCTATATGGCATTCGTACTCAATCTCAACTAGATTTGGCGAAAGAGGGTTATAAAATGCGCGTGTATGTCCCATATGGTAATGATTGGTACGGATACTTCATGCGCCGTCTAGCGGAGCGTCCAGCCAATGTAGCTTTTGTAATTAAAGGAATGTTTAGCCGCTAA
- a CDS encoding GNAT family N-acetyltransferase codes for MILTFLNDDLLINPLEQQELSLAVDIYNSNPNYNVITNGEPILTLAELNQEYSDTNKYASGHWLAIRHLGKIIGISHILIENPNDQKPWIGLLLIDSSYQGKGYGKKAYLMLEEYFRSLKKNTIHIGVIASNQSALNFWGRLGFEQYRQVTASVGKLTQPIMCMAKFL; via the coding sequence ATGATCCTTACTTTTCTTAACGATGACTTACTCATCAATCCATTAGAACAGCAGGAACTTTCTCTCGCAGTTGATATATATAACAGCAATCCAAACTACAATGTAATAACAAACGGAGAGCCTATCTTGACTCTGGCTGAACTAAACCAAGAATATTCGGACACGAACAAATATGCATCCGGTCATTGGCTTGCCATTCGGCATTTAGGCAAGATAATTGGAATCTCTCATATCCTAATAGAAAATCCAAACGATCAAAAACCTTGGATTGGCTTGTTGTTAATAGATTCGAGCTACCAAGGAAAAGGCTACGGGAAAAAAGCCTATCTTATGCTAGAAGAATACTTTCGTTCATTGAAAAAAAACACTATACACATTGGTGTCATTGCCTCCAATCAATCCGCTCTAAACTTTTGGGGGAGATTAGGTTTCGAACAGTATCGACAAGTAACTGCCTCTGTAGGCAAACTGACGCAACCGATTATGTGTATGGCGAAATTCTTGTAA
- a CDS encoding DinB family protein has protein sequence MIVQELLPQYHSAHQKRYLALLQGINEEQLSWKIPPATNSIGFLIRHIAEVEYAFSQMFFNQTPTKEEGIYTLGKVIDTGVWTNLNDLMDYTERASQFVLKSMELLPEESWDQPVESRIGVITPRDAFGMLIYHKGYHAGQIGWIKKYGAQA, from the coding sequence ATGATTGTACAAGAATTACTACCGCAGTACCATTCCGCTCATCAGAAACGATATCTAGCTTTATTGCAAGGAATCAATGAAGAGCAGCTATCGTGGAAGATTCCCCCTGCTACCAACTCAATTGGTTTTCTCATCAGACATATAGCTGAGGTGGAATATGCCTTTTCTCAGATGTTTTTTAACCAGACACCTACCAAAGAGGAAGGCATATACACCCTAGGAAAAGTCATAGACACAGGCGTCTGGACAAATCTGAACGATTTGATGGATTACACCGAGCGTGCCAGTCAATTTGTCCTAAAGTCAATGGAATTATTGCCTGAAGAAAGCTGGGATCAACCAGTCGAATCTCGTATTGGTGTCATAACCCCACGTGATGCTTTTGGCATGTTGATTTATCACAAAGGCTATCACGCTGGTCAAATTGGCTGGATCAAAAAATACGGAGCTCAAGCCTAA
- a CDS encoding DHA2 family efflux MFS transporter permease subunit: protein MVRSKKSILTALMVTTFLTAIDTTVVTTAMPAIANDLGQTTLISWVFSIYLLTTAVTTPIYGKLADLFGRKKIFLFGTTVFLIGSFLCGLSSSMTQLMLYRGIQGLGAGAVQPITMTIIGDLYTQEERAKLMGLFSAVWGVAAIVGPVVGGFFVDYVAWEWIFYINIPIGLVSIFMISKHFQEELTPKKVHIDYWGALFFTGSLVTFLYTLLAEGEGQGINLNTTTISLLIVSFILFCIFIAIEKRTPEPMLPLPLFKRRLIATSQVISALHGALLIGVSVYMPNWLINIVGLSATLAGIVVLPLSLGWPLAASVGGRYYSRLGYKWLVVIGGFFFLVGQLLLSFLTPATSVFYIGFLMFILGLGFGLTMTAITIAVQSSVGWRQRGVATSSVQFMRTMGQTVGITMFGAVFNMYLMQGQMETGLLKVFHALFVTAIIGIFVTILLPKKAEQVEEGH, encoded by the coding sequence ATGGTACGTTCTAAAAAAAGCATTTTGACTGCCTTGATGGTAACAACATTTTTAACAGCCATTGATACGACGGTAGTCACAACAGCAATGCCTGCCATCGCAAATGATCTGGGTCAAACGACGCTCATTTCATGGGTTTTCTCCATTTATTTACTGACAACGGCTGTTACGACTCCTATTTATGGTAAGCTTGCCGATTTGTTTGGACGGAAAAAAATCTTCTTATTTGGTACGACAGTTTTTTTGATAGGTTCATTTTTATGCGGCTTGTCTAGCTCGATGACGCAGCTCATGCTGTACCGAGGTATTCAAGGATTGGGAGCGGGTGCTGTTCAACCTATCACAATGACAATTATTGGGGATTTGTATACGCAGGAAGAGCGCGCTAAATTGATGGGGTTATTTAGTGCCGTATGGGGAGTAGCAGCGATTGTAGGACCTGTAGTCGGTGGATTTTTTGTAGATTATGTAGCTTGGGAATGGATTTTTTATATTAATATTCCAATCGGACTTGTTAGTATTTTTATGATTTCAAAACACTTCCAAGAAGAGCTTACTCCGAAAAAGGTTCACATAGATTATTGGGGTGCGTTGTTCTTTACCGGTAGTTTGGTTACATTCTTGTACACGCTGTTAGCAGAGGGAGAGGGACAAGGAATCAACTTAAATACAACAACGATTTCCTTACTTATTGTCAGTTTCATTTTATTTTGTATCTTTATTGCTATTGAAAAGCGTACACCTGAACCGATGCTACCGTTACCCTTATTTAAACGACGCTTGATTGCAACTTCTCAAGTTATTTCTGCTTTGCATGGGGCTTTGTTAATTGGTGTATCGGTTTATATGCCAAATTGGCTTATCAACATTGTCGGACTATCCGCAACGCTTGCGGGAATCGTCGTTCTGCCATTATCTCTAGGCTGGCCATTAGCAGCTTCTGTAGGGGGACGTTACTACAGTCGTCTGGGGTATAAATGGTTGGTCGTGATTGGTGGATTTTTCTTTTTGGTTGGTCAACTATTACTATCGTTTCTCACACCAGCAACGTCCGTTTTCTATATCGGCTTCTTGATGTTTATTCTCGGTCTAGGATTCGGTCTTACTATGACTGCTATCACGATTGCGGTACAAAGCAGCGTCGGCTGGCGTCAGCGCGGTGTAGCGACTAGTTCAGTACAATTCATGAGAACTATGGGACAAACCGTTGGGATTACGATGTTCGGTGCCGTATTTAATATGTATTTGATGCAAGGACAAATGGAAACGGGATTGCTTAAGGTATTCCATGCCTTATTTGTAACGGCGATTATTGGGATATTTGTAACCATTCTGTTGCCGAAAAAAGCTGAGCAGGTGGAAGAAGGGCACTAA